The Coffea arabica cultivar ET-39 chromosome 4e, Coffea Arabica ET-39 HiFi, whole genome shotgun sequence genome includes a window with the following:
- the LOC113742085 gene encoding (-)-germacrene D synthase, with translation MAVEGLGLVDPISIQSDFPRDVHRPVANFHPDIWGNQFLVYSPDSDKATWASKKGQLEQLKERVRTELHATASNPSQQLQLIDAIQRLGIAYHFEEEIGQALQKMHEKHQNWEGNDHIYTAALCFRILRQEGFRISSEIFKKFLNAEGKFGECLVNDVPGMLALYEAAHLRTHGDNILDDALAFTSNHLQSCKLSSPVAELVSHALMQPYWRGLPRLEAKHYIDMYENFPSHNTTLLMLAKLDFNMLQSQHKEELQEISLWWKELDFARKLPFARDRMVEGYFWIVGVYFEPQYALARKIMSKVLAITSIIDDIYDAYGTYEEIQIFTEAIERWNFGCMKQLPDYMKICYQALLDLFEEIEEEMAKKGSSYRTYYAKEALKLLARAYFVEAKWLRQGYIPTVEEYMRIGLASCGYTTLTIISFLGMGDIVTKESFDWASNDPDIIRAASIICRLRDDIVGHKFEQERPHIASAVECYMKQHGVTEQQASGELYRQIEDSWKLVNQQLLKPSTTGFDAAEFVPPRAVLLRVVNLARVIDVAYKHNDEYTHVGEVMRSYVTSMFIKPVPV, from the exons ATGGCAGTTGAAGGTCTTGGCTTAGTTGATCCCATTTCAATCCAAAGTGATTTTCCTCGTGATGTTCATCGTCCTGTGGCCAATTTTCATCCCGATATCTGGGGAAATCAGTTCCTGGTCTATTCCCCTGATTCCGACAAG GCAACATGGGCTTCTAAGAAGGGACAGCTTGAACAGCTAAAGGAAAGAGTCAGGACAGAGCTTCATGCAACTGCTAGTAATCCTTCACAACAGCTGCAATTGATTGATGCGATTCAACGACTAGGCATAGCATATCATTTTGAAGAGGAAATCGGTCAAGCTTTGCAAAAGATGCATGAGAAACATCAGAATTGGGAGGGCAATGACCACATCTACACTGCTGCTCTCTGTTTTCGAATTCTAAGACAAGAGGGATTCAGAATTTCATCAG AAATATTCAAGAAATTCCTGAATGCTGAAGGTAAGTTTGGAGAATGTTTGGTTAATGATGTACCGGGCATGCTTGCACTTTATGAAGCTGCTCATCTCAGAACGCACGGGGATAATATTTTAGATGATGCCCTGGCCTTTACCAGTAATCATCTTCAGTCTTGCAAGTTAAGCAGTCCAGTTGCTGAGCTAGTAAGTCACGCACTAATGCAGCCTTATTGGAGGGGTTTACCAAGATTAGAGGCCAAACATTACATAGACATGTATGAAAATTTTCCTTCACATAATACAACTTTACTAATGCTGGCTAAGCTGGACTTTAACATGCTACAATCTCAGCACAAGGAAGAGCTACAAGAAATTTCCTT GTGGTGGAAAGAACTAGACTTTGCAAGAAAGCTTCCATTCGCTAGAGATCGAATGGTTGAGGGCTATTTCTGGATCGTGGGAGTATATTTTGAGCCTCAATATGCTCTCGCTAGAAAGATTATGTCCAAGGTTTTAGCCATTACATCCATAATAGATGATATTTATGATGCTTACGGGACATACGAAGAAATTCAAATCTTCACAGAAGCAATTGAGAG ATGGAACTTTGGCTGCATGAAACAACTCCCAGATTATATGAAGATTTGTTACCAAGCACTCTTGGATTTGTTTGAAGAAATTGAGGAAGAAATGGCCAAGAAAGGAAGTTCATATCGAACATATTACGCCAAGGAAGCA CTGAAGTTGCTGGCTCGTGCCTATTTTGTTGAGGCCAAGTGGCTGCGTCAAGGGTACATACCAACCGTGGAGGAATATATGCGAATTGGATTGGCTTCCTGTGGATACACCACTCTTACGATAATATCCTTCCTAGGCATGGGGGATATTGTCACGAAGGAGAGCTTCGATTGGGCATCAAATGACCCTGATATCATAAGAGCTGCATCAATCATTTGCAGGCTTCGGGATGACATTGTGGGGCACAAG TTTGAACAAGAAAGGCCGCACATTGCTTCAGCGGTGGAATGCTACATGAAGCAACACGGTGTAACAGAGCAGCAAGCATCCGGGGAACTTTACCGACAAATCGAGGATTCGTGGAAGCTCGTGAACCAACAACTCCTTAAACCTAGTACTACTGGTTTTGATGCAGCAGAATTTGTTCCTCCCAGGGCTGTCCTCCTTCGAGTTGTCAACTTGGCACGTGTGATAGATGTTGCTTATAAGCACAATGACGAGTACACACACGTGGGAGAAGTCATGCGAAGTTACGTTACTTCGATGTTCATTAAGCCCGTTCCCGTATAA
- the LOC140006132 gene encoding uncharacterized protein isoform X1: MAEGTRFKGLEEQLKRQEIRTQGIMDNWTATEKQLRDVMAADRQHLEEKIESSNNELKNLIAALSNQFGAAMRTVHGDRGILQTPTGHSDRQNHLGRTEENFGENRQFLQLAIPRMEFPVFDGGNPREWIRKSQKYFHTFHIPDSQKMDMVEIFLEGKADIWYQGFKISRGVTNWENFTVELIKRFGNVKQLDPVEEFSKLQQTSTVKTYQEKFEELMVEVAIVVPSLPESFYISCFLSGLNDEIRSMVKMHDIGSLSEVFKKPKLQESANEAYANKYSPVAKLLLSHQRAVGEGISKAVEPLLYRVTQIGNWNHLLLRKSPQ, translated from the coding sequence ATGGCGGAAGGAACAAGATTTAAAGGTCTAGAGGAACAGCTTAAAAGACAGGAAATCAGAACCCAAGGAATAATGGACAACTGGACAGCGACGGAGAAGCAATTGAGGGACGTGATGGCGGCTGATCGGCAACATTTGGAAGAGAAAATCGAATCTTCCAACAATGAATTGAAGAACTTAATTGCAGCTCTATCCAATCAATTCGGAGCTGCGATGAGGACGGTTCATGGTGATAGAGGAATTTTGCAGACACCTACAGGGCATTCGGACAGGCAAAATCACTTGGGGCGTACGGAAGAAAATTTCGGAGAAAATAGGCAGTTTTTGCAATTGGCCATTCCAAGGATGGAATTCCCAGTCTTTGATGGAGGAAACCCGAGGGAATGGATccgaaaaagtcaaaaatatttCCATACATTCCATATTCCTGATTCTCAGAAGATGGATATGGTGGAGATATTCTTGGAAGGAAAGGCAGACATTTGGTATCAGGGGTTCAAAATCAGCAGAGGAGTGACCAATTGGGAAAATTTTACTGTGGAACTCATTAAAAGGTTCGGGAACGTGAAGCAATTGGATCCTGTGGAAGAATTTAGCAAGCTGCAACAAACTTCCACCGTCAAAACATATCAAGAGAAGTTTGAGGAATTGATGGTCGAAGTGGCGATTGTGGTACCATCCCTTCCAGAATCTTTTTACATTTCCTGTTTTCTTAGCGGATTGAACGATGAGATCAGGTCGATGGTAAAGATGCATGACATAGGTTCTTTGAGTGAAGTCTTTAAAAAGCCTAAACTCCAAGAATCTGCAAATGAGGCTTACGCCAATAAGTATAGCCCAGTAGCAAAATTGCTACTTTCCCATCAACGAGCAGTAGGGGAGGGAATTTCAAAGGCGGTGGAGCCTCTACTCTATCGGGTGACCCAAATAGGAAATTGGAACCATTTACTTTTAAGAAAATCACCCCAGTAG